From the genome of Nitrospira lenta, one region includes:
- a CDS encoding ABC-F family ATP-binding cassette domain-containing protein, whose product MLQIESVHKQYSTRILLEGASAHLRPNSRVGLVGPNGAGKTTLFRMILGEESPDKGSIRKRPRLRVGYLPQELETIIGKNVLDATHRDLYPEHEAERILMGLGFSEIDFTRQVEKLSGGYRMRVALAHLLLTNPDVLMLDEPTNHLDKPTQRWFEQFLLDSEMTLLLISHDTAFLDRVVTHIWDLRHHKIEEYRGNYAAFQRLKAERDAQREAAAGRQAKEVARVQTFVDRFRYQANKASQVQSRIKQLEKVKMIEIKRDPKRVKFKFPLPAASGRQVLELEGAAKRYGEKVVYDRVDCSIERGQRVALVGENGAGKSTLLKMLAGALEPDKGKRSVGHGVTLHYFAQHQAETLNPEHSILQSLSEVSHQAEMNFLRGIAGAFLFTGDDQKKPIKALSGGERNRVALARMLVEPANTLLLDEPTNHLDPASVDMLTDALSDFPGTIIFISHDPTFLTRVCTRVIEIEEGKARSFSGDYEYYLWKKAQEIDSIKESSDDLKGADRGKNAGPTRAMASQAPAKSAAGDRRDLNKTQARLEKQVARAEAEIAECETKIKARDLELANPSLYKEKSTAWSDLQIEYDGWKKDLVRLTARWETLSAELEDVKQKLTAFA is encoded by the coding sequence ATGCTACAAATCGAATCAGTCCATAAGCAATACTCCACGAGAATTCTGCTTGAAGGCGCCTCCGCGCATCTCCGTCCGAATTCACGGGTCGGGCTGGTCGGACCGAACGGGGCCGGCAAGACCACGCTCTTTCGAATGATCCTCGGAGAAGAATCCCCGGACAAAGGCTCGATCCGCAAGCGCCCGCGGCTCCGCGTCGGGTACCTGCCGCAGGAGCTCGAAACGATCATCGGCAAAAATGTGCTGGACGCCACCCATCGCGACCTCTACCCAGAACATGAGGCCGAACGGATCCTCATGGGATTAGGATTCTCGGAGATCGACTTTACTCGTCAGGTTGAAAAGCTATCCGGAGGATACCGAATGCGGGTGGCGTTAGCGCACCTGCTGTTGACCAACCCTGACGTCCTCATGCTCGATGAGCCGACGAACCACTTGGACAAACCAACCCAGCGCTGGTTCGAGCAATTCCTTCTGGACTCGGAAATGACGCTGTTACTCATCAGCCACGATACGGCATTTCTCGATCGCGTCGTGACCCACATCTGGGATCTGCGGCACCATAAGATCGAAGAATATCGCGGCAACTATGCGGCGTTCCAGCGGCTCAAGGCCGAGCGGGACGCGCAGCGTGAAGCCGCCGCCGGGCGTCAGGCCAAGGAAGTCGCGCGGGTTCAAACCTTCGTGGATCGCTTCCGCTACCAGGCAAACAAAGCCAGTCAGGTGCAGTCGCGCATCAAGCAGCTTGAGAAGGTCAAGATGATCGAGATCAAGCGCGATCCCAAACGAGTCAAGTTTAAGTTCCCGCTCCCCGCAGCAAGCGGCAGGCAGGTCCTCGAACTTGAAGGCGCGGCCAAGCGCTATGGCGAAAAAGTGGTCTATGATCGAGTTGATTGTTCGATCGAGCGCGGACAGCGCGTCGCATTGGTGGGAGAAAACGGAGCCGGAAAAAGCACGCTGCTCAAGATGCTGGCGGGAGCGTTAGAACCGGATAAAGGCAAGAGATCGGTCGGCCATGGCGTCACGCTCCATTACTTTGCGCAACACCAGGCCGAGACCTTGAATCCGGAACATTCGATTCTCCAATCCCTCTCAGAAGTATCCCATCAAGCGGAGATGAACTTCCTCCGTGGAATTGCCGGCGCCTTTCTCTTCACCGGCGACGATCAAAAGAAACCGATCAAGGCGCTGAGCGGAGGGGAACGCAATCGCGTCGCGCTCGCGCGCATGCTGGTCGAACCGGCCAATACGTTATTGCTCGACGAGCCGACCAACCATCTCGACCCAGCATCGGTCGATATGCTTACCGATGCCCTCTCGGACTTCCCCGGTACGATCATCTTCATTTCGCACGACCCGACCTTTCTGACCAGAGTCTGCACGCGCGTCATTGAAATCGAAGAAGGCAAGGCCCGCAGCTTTTCGGGCGACTACGAGTATTACTTGTGGAAGAAGGCACAGGAAATCGACTCCATCAAGGAATCGAGCGACGACTTGAAGGGCGCGGATCGCGGGAAAAACGCCGGACCAACCAGGGCCATGGCGTCACAGGCTCCAGCCAAGTCCGCTGCCGGAGATCGCCGAGATTTGAACAAAACCCAGGCTAGACTGGAAAAACAGGTTGCGCGGGCTGAAGCCGAGATTGCCGAGTGTGAAACTAAAATCAAAGCGCGGGACCTTGAACTGGCTAATCCCTCTCTCTACAAAGAGAAGTCCACGGCATGGAGCGATCTGCAGATCGAGTATGATGGGTGGAAGAAGGACCTGGTGCGACTCACCGCCCGGTGGGAAACCCTCTCAGCTGAACTGGAAGACGTCAAGCAGAAGCTGACGGCCTTCGCCTAG
- a CDS encoding PilZ domain-containing protein, with product MKRGESKQAVAAAVVSERRKFVRATLVGSALIAPKSGGRASTAVLDNVNKIGAGLHTKDRFPINERVTVSLAFLDSDGADQQEKLEGTVAWVKDWEKGFLTGVVWDDLVTREKNRWLFYYLEETIRSSV from the coding sequence ATGAAGCGCGGAGAGTCGAAGCAAGCAGTTGCCGCCGCGGTCGTCAGCGAACGACGGAAGTTCGTTCGTGCAACATTGGTGGGGTCTGCTCTCATTGCGCCGAAGAGCGGTGGCCGTGCCAGTACGGCCGTGCTCGACAACGTAAATAAGATTGGGGCCGGCCTGCACACCAAGGATCGTTTTCCCATCAATGAGCGAGTGACCGTGTCGCTTGCATTTTTAGATTCAGACGGCGCCGACCAGCAGGAAAAGCTGGAGGGGACGGTCGCCTGGGTGAAGGATTGGGAAAAAGGATTTTTGACGGGAGTGGTGTGGGACGATCTGGTGACGAGAGAAAAGAACCGCTGGCTTTTCTACTACCTTGAAGAAACGATCAGGTCTTCCGTCTAG
- a CDS encoding replication-associated recombination protein A, with protein MATPREPGPDLFAVPQTERKADAPLAERMRPREFADFVGQDEIVGQDRPLRKAIESDRLSSVIFWGPPGSGKTTLAHLIARHTKAHFVAFSAVTGGIPELREIIKAAEHRLVLQQQKTVLFVDEIHRFNKAQQDAFLPHVERGTVILVGATTENPSFEVISPLMSRSILVVLKSLSDEALGMILDRALTDSAVGLGQLKARLSPEARQRLIAFGNGDARALLTAAEFVVTQAPVGADGTRSIDERLLAASLNKQALRYDKTGEEHYNVIFAYIKSLRDSDPNGALYWLARMLEAGEDPKFIARRMVIFASEDVGNADPMGLLVANAVAQAVQFVGLPEAQINLAHGTTYLAAAPKDNASYIGLLEAKEDAQAHGNLGVPLHLRNAVTSLMKGIGYGKGYRYVHDDPQAKVDQAHLPDVLKERQYYRPKPRP; from the coding sequence ATGGCGACCCCGCGGGAACCAGGGCCTGATTTGTTTGCTGTGCCTCAAACGGAGAGGAAGGCCGACGCACCGTTGGCGGAGCGGATGCGCCCGCGGGAGTTCGCCGATTTTGTCGGGCAGGATGAGATTGTCGGCCAGGATCGGCCGCTGCGGAAGGCCATCGAGTCTGATCGCCTGTCCTCGGTAATCTTCTGGGGCCCGCCAGGATCGGGCAAGACCACGCTGGCGCATCTCATCGCCAGACATACAAAAGCCCACTTCGTAGCGTTTTCAGCTGTCACGGGCGGCATTCCAGAGCTACGCGAAATCATCAAGGCCGCCGAGCACCGGCTCGTGTTGCAACAGCAGAAGACGGTGCTTTTCGTCGACGAAATCCATCGCTTTAACAAAGCCCAGCAGGATGCTTTTCTTCCCCACGTCGAACGAGGGACGGTGATTCTCGTTGGGGCTACGACCGAGAATCCCTCGTTTGAAGTGATCAGTCCGTTGATGTCGCGATCGATCCTGGTTGTGCTCAAGTCTCTCTCTGATGAGGCGCTGGGGATGATCCTGGACCGTGCACTTACCGATTCAGCCGTCGGTCTGGGGCAATTGAAGGCGCGTCTGTCGCCGGAGGCGCGGCAGCGCCTGATCGCATTCGGTAACGGGGATGCGCGTGCGTTGTTGACGGCTGCCGAGTTTGTGGTGACGCAGGCGCCGGTCGGCGCGGATGGTACTCGGTCAATCGATGAACGGCTGCTCGCGGCCTCGCTGAATAAACAGGCGCTCCGTTACGACAAAACGGGAGAGGAACATTACAACGTCATTTTTGCCTATATCAAAAGTCTACGTGATTCCGATCCGAACGGGGCCCTCTATTGGCTTGCCCGGATGTTGGAAGCGGGCGAGGATCCGAAATTCATCGCTCGCCGCATGGTGATTTTTGCTTCGGAAGACGTTGGCAACGCCGATCCCATGGGGCTCTTGGTGGCCAATGCCGTGGCTCAGGCCGTGCAATTTGTCGGGCTCCCCGAGGCTCAGATCAACCTCGCTCATGGGACGACCTACCTGGCGGCTGCACCTAAAGACAATGCATCCTATATCGGCTTATTGGAAGCCAAGGAGGATGCTCAAGCCCATGGAAATCTTGGAGTCCCGCTGCATTTGCGGAATGCCGTAACCTCCCTCATGAAGGGAATTGGATACGGGAAAGGGTATCGGTATGTTCACGATGATCCCCAGGCCAAGGTTGACCAGGCGCATCTCCCGGATGTCTTGAAAGAACGGCAGTACTATCGGCCGAAGCCTCGCCCATAA
- a CDS encoding alpha/beta fold hydrolase, whose translation MQATLNGITLAYNDTGTGLPIVFLHAFPLNRTMWAEQEAALSSRHRVITIDLRGHGESDAPLWHYSLDQAADDVHALLNHLSIRQALFVGLSMGGYILLAFYRIYANQVKGMVLADTKAQADTPEGKAGRFQMAQIAYKQGPSAIADIMLPKLLSPATIQSRPEIVQRVRAMIEGNQISGIAGDLMAMAERPDSVPFLKQISCPTQIIVGELDHATPPADAKLMAEQIPNAKLAIIPNAAHLANLEQPEAFTRLIAEFQSGLKN comes from the coding sequence ATGCAAGCAACACTCAACGGCATCACGCTGGCCTACAATGATACCGGGACCGGTCTTCCGATAGTCTTTCTGCATGCCTTCCCCCTCAATCGCACCATGTGGGCTGAGCAGGAAGCGGCCCTCTCATCACGCCATCGAGTCATCACCATTGATCTGCGGGGACACGGGGAATCCGATGCCCCATTGTGGCACTACAGCCTCGATCAGGCCGCAGATGATGTTCACGCGTTGCTGAATCATCTCTCGATCCGGCAGGCCCTCTTCGTCGGCCTATCGATGGGCGGCTACATCCTGTTAGCGTTCTATCGAATATATGCGAATCAGGTGAAGGGAATGGTACTGGCGGATACGAAGGCCCAGGCCGATACGCCCGAGGGAAAAGCGGGGCGCTTCCAGATGGCCCAGATCGCCTACAAACAGGGACCGTCTGCGATCGCCGACATCATGCTTCCGAAGCTCTTGAGTCCAGCAACCATTCAGAGCAGACCAGAGATCGTTCAGCGGGTTCGAGCGATGATTGAAGGAAATCAGATCAGCGGGATCGCCGGAGACTTGATGGCAATGGCCGAACGGCCAGACTCAGTACCGTTCTTGAAACAGATCAGCTGCCCCACACAGATCATTGTCGGCGAGCTGGACCACGCGACACCACCGGCCGATGCGAAACTCATGGCGGAACAGATCCCCAACGCGAAACTGGCCATCATCCCCAACGCCGCGCACCTCGCGAACTTGGAACAGCCAGAAGCGTTTACCCGCCTTATTGCAGAATTTCAATCGGGACTGAAGAACTAA
- the folE gene encoding GTP cyclohydrolase I FolE, which yields MSGTGRPADLGVLQALVTETLLALGENPGRNGLLKTPERVAKALAFMTQGYHRDIDQLLNGALFPIEYDEMVIVKDIDFYSMCEHHLLPFYGKVHVGYLPNKKVVGLSKIPRIVDTFARRLQVQERLTVQIAETLKTKLNAHGVGVVVEARHLCMMMRGVEKQNTVAVSSSMLGAFRTQQQTRLEFLKLIRRSGVGTSD from the coding sequence ATGAGCGGGACGGGACGACCGGCAGATCTGGGCGTATTGCAAGCTCTCGTCACAGAGACTTTGCTGGCGCTGGGAGAGAATCCTGGCCGTAACGGATTGCTCAAGACTCCCGAGCGTGTGGCCAAGGCGCTCGCATTCATGACGCAGGGATATCACCGTGACATCGATCAGCTTTTGAACGGGGCGCTTTTCCCGATTGAGTACGATGAAATGGTCATCGTGAAAGACATCGATTTCTACAGTATGTGCGAACATCACCTGTTGCCCTTCTATGGCAAAGTGCACGTGGGGTACTTGCCCAACAAGAAGGTGGTCGGGCTCAGCAAGATTCCCCGCATCGTCGATACCTTCGCGCGGCGGCTCCAAGTGCAAGAACGGCTTACCGTGCAGATTGCGGAGACGCTCAAGACAAAACTGAACGCGCATGGCGTGGGCGTGGTTGTCGAGGCTCGTCACCTGTGCATGATGATGCGCGGCGTGGAAAAGCAAAATACGGTCGCGGTGAGCAGTTCCATGCTCGGCGCCTTCCGGACTCAGCAGCAAACCAGGCTGGAGTTTCTGAAGCTCATACGCCGCAGTGGTGTCGGCACTTCGGACTAG
- a CDS encoding 6-carboxytetrahydropterin synthase: MGQGSITRRYRFCAAHRLHTDYLSIEDNRAVFGKCNNPNGHGHNYVVLVTIGSPGVSQSGRTMDIDALDRIVTERIVTRFDHRDLNQDPEFATRTTTGENLVLLIWDLLVTQVPEGQLKKVAVVETRDNYFEYTGSALVAARS, from the coding sequence ATGGGACAGGGCAGCATTACCAGGCGGTATCGATTCTGTGCGGCCCATCGGTTACACACCGACTATTTATCGATTGAAGACAACCGGGCGGTCTTCGGTAAGTGTAACAATCCCAACGGGCACGGGCATAATTACGTGGTGCTCGTGACAATCGGGAGTCCCGGTGTCTCGCAGAGCGGGCGAACGATGGATATCGACGCGCTTGATCGCATCGTCACCGAGCGAATTGTGACTCGATTCGATCACCGGGATCTCAACCAGGACCCCGAGTTTGCTACGCGGACGACAACCGGTGAAAATCTGGTGCTGCTGATCTGGGATTTGCTCGTCACACAGGTTCCGGAAGGGCAACTCAAGAAAGTGGCCGTCGTTGAGACGAGAGACAACTATTTCGAATACACGGGGTCGGCCTTGGTTGCGGCGAGATCCTAG
- the erpA gene encoding iron-sulfur cluster insertion protein ErpA, protein MVTISAVAEQKIRELMAEEKDVVGLRVYVRGGGCHGYQYGMAFESKMGEDDTVVEKGDVKVIMDSQSAPLLQGAEVDYVDSVQGSGFSIKNPQAKTTCGCGSSFSA, encoded by the coding sequence ATGGTTACTATTTCAGCGGTTGCAGAACAGAAGATCCGAGAGCTTATGGCGGAAGAGAAGGATGTAGTCGGCCTTCGCGTCTATGTCCGTGGCGGCGGATGCCATGGCTATCAATATGGGATGGCGTTTGAGTCCAAGATGGGCGAAGACGACACCGTCGTGGAAAAGGGCGATGTGAAGGTCATCATGGATTCTCAGAGCGCTCCTCTCTTGCAGGGTGCCGAAGTCGACTATGTCGACAGCGTGCAGGGGTCAGGATTCTCGATCAAGAATCCGCAAGCCAAGACGACCTGCGGCTGCGGCAGTTCCTTCAGCGCCTAA
- a CDS encoding 2Fe-2S iron-sulfur cluster-binding protein: protein MPRVTFIHPQGKSGTVTRNLTLLDAAKELGFSLNHDCGGNASCTTCRVEVQSGSDQLSEIDFDEQDLLDRENLSEPWHRLGCQARVLGDVVVRVPESKFADPKFMEPSAIQSETQGVDIR, encoded by the coding sequence ATGCCGCGTGTGACCTTCATTCATCCTCAGGGGAAGAGCGGGACGGTGACCAGAAACCTGACGTTGCTGGATGCCGCCAAGGAGCTGGGTTTCTCGCTGAATCATGATTGCGGAGGCAATGCATCGTGCACGACTTGCCGAGTAGAAGTGCAGTCCGGCAGTGACCAGTTGTCCGAGATCGACTTTGACGAGCAGGATTTGTTGGATCGGGAAAACTTGAGTGAGCCCTGGCATCGACTGGGTTGTCAGGCCAGAGTGCTAGGCGATGTCGTCGTACGGGTTCCGGAGTCCAAGTTTGCGGATCCTAAGTTTATGGAGCCTTCGGCCATACAATCAGAGACGCAGGGAGTTGATATTCGGTAG
- the nuoF gene encoding NADH-quinone oxidoreductase subunit NuoF gives MSIATEPRLVQKLEGSPWEIEGYLKVGGYEAWKRCVDGMKADDVVAELKKAGLRGRGGAGFPTGVKWDKVLNHRIKEHYFVCNAGEHEPGTFKDRFLLKTLPHQLIEGCLIAAHTVQAKAAFIYVNHEYEEERENLKKALAEARTRGLVGKNVLGKGFDIELQVFEGHGSYVAGEETAMLESMQGRPAMPRQKPPFYPTDFGLYGKPTLVNNVETLCNIPRILYKGAAWFTQVGTEKCPGTMMFSLSGSVNRPGVYEMPMGVTIRELIEKCGGGVKGGRQIKAVFPGGPAFSMVTADQLDLQMDFDSLKKAGTGLGSAGTIVIDDATCMVAATLKYSNFFKGESCGQCPPCRMGTNNLATLMAKIEEGQGTQKDMDSLLQLCGFVKGTGYCTLVTGAAVLVQSSVKLFQKEYEEHLRLQRCPFTPAAVEV, from the coding sequence ATGTCCATCGCGACCGAGCCCCGTCTAGTCCAAAAGCTTGAAGGATCTCCCTGGGAGATTGAAGGCTACCTCAAGGTGGGGGGCTATGAGGCGTGGAAGCGGTGTGTCGACGGCATGAAAGCCGACGACGTCGTGGCCGAATTGAAGAAGGCTGGGCTGCGAGGGCGGGGCGGCGCCGGATTCCCAACCGGGGTCAAATGGGACAAGGTGCTGAACCATCGAATCAAGGAACACTACTTTGTCTGCAACGCAGGCGAACATGAGCCGGGGACGTTCAAAGACCGATTTCTCCTCAAGACGCTTCCGCATCAATTGATCGAAGGCTGTTTGATTGCCGCCCATACTGTTCAGGCCAAAGCCGCTTTTATTTATGTGAATCATGAGTACGAAGAAGAGCGGGAAAATCTGAAGAAGGCCTTGGCTGAAGCTCGTACGCGCGGGCTGGTTGGGAAAAATGTGTTAGGGAAGGGTTTCGACATCGAGTTGCAGGTATTCGAAGGCCACGGGAGTTATGTGGCCGGTGAAGAGACCGCGATGTTGGAGTCGATGCAAGGCCGTCCGGCGATGCCCCGTCAGAAGCCACCGTTTTATCCTACTGATTTCGGCCTCTACGGGAAGCCGACCTTAGTAAACAATGTGGAGACGCTCTGTAACATTCCGCGGATCCTGTATAAAGGCGCCGCCTGGTTTACGCAGGTTGGAACGGAGAAATGTCCCGGCACGATGATGTTTTCGTTAAGCGGCTCTGTGAATCGCCCGGGTGTGTATGAAATGCCCATGGGTGTGACGATCCGCGAGTTGATTGAAAAGTGCGGCGGCGGCGTCAAGGGTGGCCGGCAGATCAAGGCGGTTTTCCCCGGTGGCCCGGCCTTCTCGATGGTGACGGCCGATCAACTCGATTTGCAAATGGATTTCGATTCACTTAAGAAAGCTGGAACCGGATTGGGGTCGGCGGGAACGATTGTGATCGACGATGCGACCTGCATGGTGGCGGCGACGCTGAAATATTCGAATTTCTTCAAAGGCGAGAGTTGCGGGCAATGTCCGCCCTGCCGGATGGGGACGAACAATCTGGCCACGTTGATGGCGAAGATCGAAGAGGGGCAGGGGACGCAAAAGGATATGGATAGCCTGTTGCAGCTTTGCGGGTTCGTGAAGGGAACGGGCTACTGTACGTTGGTGACCGGTGCGGCTGTCCTGGTGCAGAGCAGTGTGAAGCTTTTCCAGAAAGAGTACGAGGAGCATCTTCGGTTGCAGCGTTGCCCGTTTACGCCGGCGGCGGTAGAGGTATAG
- a CDS encoding urate hydroxylase PuuD produces the protein MKFLEDPMQTIGAGFALAVVLIVVFLGMSGIGAGEVDWVGMIMRWVHFLAGITWIGLLYFFNLVNAAFLKSLDGPTKNIVIPKLMPLALNWFRHGATVTVLAGIGLYGYLYAKGGTGAMALGIGGLLGIIMMANVHAIIWPNQKKIIAAVTAAAQGTPAPAEMAAWGKTALYASRVNVMLSIPMLFFMGAGSHFK, from the coding sequence ATGAAATTTCTTGAAGATCCGATGCAGACGATCGGTGCGGGATTCGCACTGGCCGTCGTTTTGATAGTGGTGTTTCTCGGCATGTCCGGGATTGGCGCAGGCGAGGTCGATTGGGTGGGTATGATCATGCGCTGGGTGCACTTCTTGGCAGGGATTACGTGGATCGGGCTGTTGTATTTCTTTAATCTTGTCAATGCTGCTTTTCTGAAAAGTCTGGATGGGCCTACGAAAAACATCGTGATTCCGAAGCTGATGCCGTTAGCACTCAACTGGTTTCGGCATGGGGCCACGGTGACTGTGCTGGCGGGCATTGGGTTGTATGGCTATCTGTACGCCAAAGGCGGAACCGGCGCCATGGCGTTGGGGATCGGCGGGTTGTTGGGCATCATCATGATGGCCAATGTCCACGCCATCATCTGGCCCAATCAGAAGAAGATCATTGCGGCAGTGACGGCAGCGGCGCAGGGAACCCCGGCACCTGCCGAGATGGCAGCGTGGGGGAAGACCGCGCTCTATGCGTCACGTGTCAACGTTATGCTCTCGATTCCCATGTTGTTTTTCATGGGGGCCGGCAGCCATTTCAAGTAA
- the mdh gene encoding malate dehydrogenase, with protein sequence MGRPKITVVGAGNVGGTAAQRLAERDQYDVVLVDIVEGVPQGKALDMAQAGPVCGYSTRVVGTNGYEETAGSSVAVITSGIARKPGMSRDELLATNAKIVQSVVKELIARSPEVILLLVTNPLDAMVHVALKVSKFPKSRVIGMAGVLDSARMRAFIAHELNVPGPDVEAMVLGGHGDTMVPLPRYTTVKGKPVSDLISKDRLDAIVKRTREGGAEIVGLLKTGSAFYAPSASAVDMVDAIMQDQKRVVPSAVLCEGEYGLKNVIIGVPVKLGRGGAEQVIEYELTAGERAALEASATAVRELCANVDRLMM encoded by the coding sequence ATGGGGCGACCGAAGATTACAGTGGTGGGCGCGGGCAACGTGGGCGGGACGGCGGCGCAACGGTTAGCCGAGCGTGATCAGTACGATGTGGTGCTGGTCGACATTGTCGAAGGCGTTCCCCAAGGGAAGGCCCTCGATATGGCGCAGGCCGGTCCGGTCTGCGGCTACAGCACGCGCGTGGTCGGGACCAACGGATATGAGGAAACGGCCGGCTCGTCGGTGGCGGTGATCACGTCGGGGATTGCCCGGAAGCCAGGCATGAGCCGTGACGAACTGCTGGCCACCAATGCCAAGATCGTGCAGTCGGTGGTGAAGGAGCTCATCGCCCGTTCGCCGGAGGTTATCTTACTGCTGGTCACCAACCCTCTGGATGCGATGGTGCATGTGGCCTTGAAGGTCAGCAAGTTTCCCAAGTCGCGGGTGATCGGCATGGCCGGCGTGCTTGATTCGGCGCGCATGCGCGCGTTCATCGCGCACGAGCTGAACGTGCCGGGCCCTGATGTGGAGGCGATGGTGCTGGGTGGACACGGCGATACGATGGTGCCGCTTCCCCGGTACACGACCGTCAAAGGCAAGCCGGTGTCGGACCTCATTTCCAAGGACCGGCTGGATGCAATCGTCAAGCGCACGCGAGAGGGCGGGGCGGAGATCGTGGGACTGCTAAAAACCGGCAGTGCCTTTTACGCCCCCTCTGCGTCAGCGGTCGATATGGTCGACGCGATCATGCAGGATCAGAAGCGCGTGGTGCCGTCGGCGGTGTTGTGCGAAGGCGAATACGGGTTGAAGAATGTCATTATCGGAGTGCCGGTGAAGCTGGGCCGCGGCGGGGCCGAGCAGGTCATTGAATATGAGTTGACGGCGGGTGAGCGCGCGGCGCTGGAGGCTTCTGCCACGGCGGTAAGAGAGCTATGTGCGAATGTCGATCGATTGATGATGTAG